From Anopheles arabiensis isolate DONGOLA chromosome 3, AaraD3, whole genome shotgun sequence, a single genomic window includes:
- the LOC120901908 gene encoding uncharacterized protein LOC120901908 isoform X1: MLTTKAKMKLLKSSLVECSSGHLVAVLFTVLLPLVRAQDYDVTDIQCSFASQGSNLGDIITAKLKKPIGFKGAPLFADDRAVNPEADFACSIKQDRKDVSELAYDLKITDFSRCGVLKRNGFVHVRIWFPQFPSVVMQSDQELIIMCKPPEPTVIQNKAAGFAGSFPHGARVSGVVEETPGRLEYEVALYKEAPPIARISGNLAGLKNHSATSLPAVTNNEVPVDQAVPIGTKLQLRARISSQSVWKYVKLMEVTVSPDPDDPHAQGSVSLVRDGCRNRDFASIIPHQPARYRDKPNEVFLDFEAFLLSSMKERSTLWIHSQIKACMDAMDCQPDFCLDMYEPSKSECLMKSLTLKKFRCTKLRKKTSLICFVGLGRRRRDEQSRNRTEYTKFKENIEYTVIMPGEYDDALRYQQNPEQCKNFVVISGLLAALLALSTVITCGLASRMQGSGKKSIDELNAKGYSGRAIVQ; encoded by the exons ATGCTGACAACGAAAGCCAAAATGAAGCTACTAAAATCGAGTTTGGTCGAGTGCAGCAGTGGTCACCTGGTGGCAGTGCTCTTTACTGTG CTATTGCCGTTGGTTCGAGCACAGGATTATGATG TGACGGACATACAGTGCTCGTTCGCATCGCAAGGCTCCAACCTGGGCGACATTATAACGGCAAAGCTGAAGAAACCGATCGGCTTCAAGGGGGCGCCCCTGTTCGCGGACGACCGGGCCGTGAATCCGGAAGCCGATTTTGCCTGCTCCATCAAGCAAGATCGTAAAGACGTGAGCGAGCTGGCGTACGATCTGAAGATTACCGATTTCTCACGGTGCGGTGTGCTGAAACGAAAT GGGTTCGTGCACGTCCGTATCTGGTTCCCGCAGTTTCCATCGGTGGTAATGCAATCCGATCAGGAACTGATCATCATGTGTAAGCCGCCGGAACCGACCGTTATCCAGAACAAGGCTGCCGGATTCGCGGGAAGTTT CCCACACGGTGCACGCGTTTCGGGCGTGGTAGAGGAAACACCGGGCCGACTGGAGTACGAGGTCGCGCTGTACAAAGAGGCGCCGCCGATCGCTCGCATCAGCGGCAATCTGGCTGGGCTGAAGAACCATTCGGCCACCTCGCTGCCGGCGGTGACCAACAACGAAGTTCCGGTCGATCAGGCCGTCCCGATCGGTAcgaagctgcagctgcgggccCGCATCAGCTCCCAGAGCGTGTGGAAGTACGTGAAGCTGATGGAGGTAACGGTTTCGCCCGATCCGGACGATCCGCACGCGCAAGGATCGGTTTCGCTGGTGCGGGATGGTTGCCGGAACCGGGACTTTGCGTCGATCATACCGCACCAGCCGGCCCGGTACCGCGACAAGCCGAACGAGGTGTTTCTGGACTTTGAGGCGTTCCTGCTGAGCTCGATGAAGGAGCGGAGCACGCTGTGGATCCATTCGCAGATTAAGGCGTGCATGGACGCGATGGACTGTCAGCCGGACTTTTGTCTGGATATGTACGAACCGTCCAAGAGTGAGTGTTTGATGAAGAGCTTAACTTTGAAGAAGTTTCGGTGTACTAAACTCCGCAAAAAAACATCGTTGATCTGTTTTGTAGGACTTGGCAGAAGACGGCGCGATGAGCAGTCCCGGAACCGTACCGAGTACACCAAATTTAAGGAAAACATTGAATATACGGTCATAATGCCGGGAGAGTACGATGATGCGCTGCGCTACCAGCAGAATCCGGAGCAGTGCAAGAATTTTGTCGTCATATCGGGCCTTCTAGCGGCACTGCTGGCACTTTCCACCGTGATA ACATGTGGACTGGCATCGCGCATGCAAGGCAGTGGCAAGAAGAGCATCGATGAGCTAAACGCGAAGGGTTACTCTGGGCGGGCGATTGTCCAGTAA
- the LOC120903598 gene encoding ubiquitin-like modifier-activating enzyme 5, producing the protein MEKSNEGAKMGRERIEKMSAEVVDSNPYSRLMALQRMGIVKEYERIRQKSVAVVGVGGVGSVTADMLTRCGIGKLMLFDYDKVELANMNRLFFTPDQAGLSKVEAAAKTLNFINPDVAITTHNYNITTVENFDHFLGAIRTGGIEQGTPVDLVLSCVDNFEARMAINTACNELSLNWFESGVSENAVSGHIQFIRPGETACFACAPPLVVAENIDEKTLKREGVCAASLPTTMGIVAGMLVQNTLKYLLNFGTVSDYLGYNAMIDFFPRMSLKPNPTCDDRFCIERQRDYLAKPRSETAVAAEEEPEGPLHEDNLYGIELVADDADTAGKSDEQVAATTHGSNIAEGLKLAYDAPVVEAETGQVSVDNDVSLDELMAQMSGMCKPSEQK; encoded by the exons ATGGAGAAATCGAACGAAGGTGCTAAAATGGGACGAGAACGGATCGAAAAAATGTCCGCAGAAGTGGTGGATTCTAACCCCTACAGTCGCCTGATGGCTTTGCAGCGCATGGGAATTGTGAAAGAGTACGAGCGGATCCGGCAAAAGAGTGTGGCCGTTGTCG GCGTCGGAGGTGTCGGTAGCGTAACGGCGGACATGTTGACCCGGTGCGGTATCGGCAAGCTAATGCTGTTCGACTACGACAAGGTTGAGCTGGCCAATATGAATCGTTTGTTCTTCACCCCGGACCAGGCAGGCTTATCCAAGGTGGAAGCTGCCGCGAAAACGCTCAACTTTATCAACCCGGACGTGGCAATCACCACGCACAACTACAACATCACGACGGTGGAAAACTTTGACCACTTTCTCGGCGCTATTCGCACGGGCGGCATCGAGCAGGGCACGCCGGTTGATTTAGTGCTTAGCTGCGTGGACAACTTTGAGGCACGCATGGCGATCAACACGGCTTGCAACGAGCTCAGTCTAAACTGGTTCGAATCGGGCGTGTCGGAAAATGCCGTCTCCGGCCACATACAGTTCATACGGCCGGGCGAGACGGCCTGCTTTGCCTGCGCTCCGCCGCTCGTGGTGGCGGAAAACATCGACGAGAAGACTCTAAAGCGGGAAGGCGTTTGTGCGGCCAGTCTGCCCACGACGATGGGCATTGTGGCGGGCATGCTGGTACAAAATACGCTCAAGTATTTGCTTAACTTCGGCACCGTATCGGACTATCTCGGGTATAATGCCATGATCGATTTCTTTCCCCGCATGAGCCTTAAACCGAACCCGACGTGTGATGATCGGTTTTGCATCGAGCGGCAGCGGGACTATCTGGCCAAACCGCGTAGTGAGACGGCAGTCGCTGCCGAAGAGGAACCGGAAGGTCCTTTGCACGAAGATAATCTGTACGGGATTGAGCTGGTGGCGGATGATGCGGACACAGCGGGCAAAAGTGATGAGCAAGTGGCGGCCACCACGCACGGCAGCAACATTGCGGAAGGGTTAAAGCTGGCGTACGATGCACCGGTGGTTGAGGCGGAAACTGGTCAAGTATCGGTCGATAATGACGTTAGCCTGGATGAACTGATGGCGCAGATGTCTGGCATGTGCAAACCTTCCGAACAGaagtaa
- the LOC120904299 gene encoding methionine aminopeptidase 1D, mitochondrial — protein MLFSSTLLKQGLQTWRTNWCRMFFGRRKTPDLGTCNIITEVGNVSPERAVPEHIVKPPYYYVRNSPSTGEGQPEIKTREQITGMRESCRLAATILNSACSFAKAGVTTDEIDGFVHEETIKANAYPSPLRYLGFPKSVCTSVNNVACHGIPDDRKLLDGDIVNIDITVFFNGYHGDCSRMVLVGNVDERGKYLVECTEQCLAEAILCCGPGQPICVIGKSIDKYAKRKKLSVMPAFAGHGIGSYFHGPPNILHFDNDFPGVMIPGMTFTIEPVLSLGTCEAEILEDAWTAVSTDNARSAQFEHTVLITDEGCEVLTVAS, from the exons ATGCTGTTTAGCTCTACGCTATTAAAACAAGGACTGCAAACATGGAGAACCAACTGGTGCCGAATGTTCTTTGGTAGAAGGAAAAC ACCCGACCTTGGAACGTGTAATATCATCACAGAAGTTGGAAACGTTTCCCCGGAAAGAGCGGTCCCAGAGCACATCGTCAAACCGCCTTACTATTATGTGCGCAATTCACCCAGCACCGGCGAAGGGCAGCCAGAAATAAAGACACGCGAACAGATCACCGGTATGCGAGAAAGCTGCAGATTGGCCGCAACCATATTGAACAGTGCTTGCTCGTTTGCTAAG GCTGGAGTGACTACAGACGAAATAGACGGCTTTGTGCACGAAGAAACGATCAAAGCGAACGCATATCCTTCCCCCTTGCGGTACTTGGGCTTTCCCAAATCCGTGTGCACCTCCGTGAACAACGTGGCCTGCCACGGCATTCCGGACGATCGGAAGCTGCTCGATGGAGACATCGTCAACATCGATATTACGGTGTTTTTCAACGGCTACCACGGTGACTGTTCGCGAATGGTGCTGGTAGGCAATGTAGACGAGCGGGGAAAATATCTGGTGGAATGCACCGAACAATGCTTGGCGGAAGCGATTCTTTGCTGTGGTCCTGGGCAACCAATATGCGTGATTGGCAAATCGATCGACAAATACgccaaacgcaaaaagttGTCAGTAATGCCAGCTTTTGCTGGCCATGGGATCGGTAGCTATTTCCACGGGCCGCCCAACATTCTACATTTCG aCAATGATTTTCCCGGCGTAATGATTCCCGGCATGACATTCACTATTGAACCAGTGCTGTCGCTGGGCACGTGCGAGGCAGAAATTCTGGAGGACGCGTGGACCGCCGTGTCCACCGATAATGCACGCAGTGCCCAGTTTGAACATACAGTTCTCATAACGGATGAAGGCTGTGAAGTGCTAACGGTAGCGAGTTGA
- the LOC120901908 gene encoding uncharacterized protein LOC120901908 isoform X2 has product MLTTKAKMKLLKSSLVECSSGHLVAVLFTVLLPLVRAQDYDVTDIQCSFASQGSNLGDIITAKLKKPIGFKGAPLFADDRAVNPEADFACSIKQDRKDVSELAYDLKITDFSRCGVLKRNGFVHVRIWFPQFPSVVMQSDQELIIMCKPPEPTVIQNKAAGFAGSFPHGARVSGVVEETPGRLEYEVALYKEAPPIARISGNLAGLKNHSATSLPAVTNNEVPVDQAVPIGTKLQLRARISSQSVWKYVKLMEVTVSPDPDDPHAQGSVSLVRDGCRNRDFASIIPHQPARYRDKPNEVFLDFEAFLLSSMKERSTLWIHSQIKACMDAMDCQPDFCLDMYEPSKRLGRRRRDEQSRNRTEYTKFKENIEYTVIMPGEYDDALRYQQNPEQCKNFVVISGLLAALLALSTVITCGLASRMQGSGKKSIDELNAKGYSGRAIVQ; this is encoded by the exons ATGCTGACAACGAAAGCCAAAATGAAGCTACTAAAATCGAGTTTGGTCGAGTGCAGCAGTGGTCACCTGGTGGCAGTGCTCTTTACTGTG CTATTGCCGTTGGTTCGAGCACAGGATTATGATG TGACGGACATACAGTGCTCGTTCGCATCGCAAGGCTCCAACCTGGGCGACATTATAACGGCAAAGCTGAAGAAACCGATCGGCTTCAAGGGGGCGCCCCTGTTCGCGGACGACCGGGCCGTGAATCCGGAAGCCGATTTTGCCTGCTCCATCAAGCAAGATCGTAAAGACGTGAGCGAGCTGGCGTACGATCTGAAGATTACCGATTTCTCACGGTGCGGTGTGCTGAAACGAAAT GGGTTCGTGCACGTCCGTATCTGGTTCCCGCAGTTTCCATCGGTGGTAATGCAATCCGATCAGGAACTGATCATCATGTGTAAGCCGCCGGAACCGACCGTTATCCAGAACAAGGCTGCCGGATTCGCGGGAAGTTT CCCACACGGTGCACGCGTTTCGGGCGTGGTAGAGGAAACACCGGGCCGACTGGAGTACGAGGTCGCGCTGTACAAAGAGGCGCCGCCGATCGCTCGCATCAGCGGCAATCTGGCTGGGCTGAAGAACCATTCGGCCACCTCGCTGCCGGCGGTGACCAACAACGAAGTTCCGGTCGATCAGGCCGTCCCGATCGGTAcgaagctgcagctgcgggccCGCATCAGCTCCCAGAGCGTGTGGAAGTACGTGAAGCTGATGGAGGTAACGGTTTCGCCCGATCCGGACGATCCGCACGCGCAAGGATCGGTTTCGCTGGTGCGGGATGGTTGCCGGAACCGGGACTTTGCGTCGATCATACCGCACCAGCCGGCCCGGTACCGCGACAAGCCGAACGAGGTGTTTCTGGACTTTGAGGCGTTCCTGCTGAGCTCGATGAAGGAGCGGAGCACGCTGTGGATCCATTCGCAGATTAAGGCGTGCATGGACGCGATGGACTGTCAGCCGGACTTTTGTCTGGATATGTACGAACCGTCCAAGA GACTTGGCAGAAGACGGCGCGATGAGCAGTCCCGGAACCGTACCGAGTACACCAAATTTAAGGAAAACATTGAATATACGGTCATAATGCCGGGAGAGTACGATGATGCGCTGCGCTACCAGCAGAATCCGGAGCAGTGCAAGAATTTTGTCGTCATATCGGGCCTTCTAGCGGCACTGCTGGCACTTTCCACCGTGATA ACATGTGGACTGGCATCGCGCATGCAAGGCAGTGGCAAGAAGAGCATCGATGAGCTAAACGCGAAGGGTTACTCTGGGCGGGCGATTGTCCAGTAA